From the genome of Oryza glaberrima chromosome 1, OglaRS2, whole genome shotgun sequence:
GCTTTGAAGATTAGGGAGTTTTGTCGTTGCTCGATCGACACCTATTAGACATCGTCACTTTGCTTCATTTTCTACTCGCAGATTATACATCATGGAAGGATCTcattacacaaaaaaaaaaaaagatactttcCACTTGTCGCTTGAATGGTAAACTATATGAAAATGACAGTCAGAGAGGAACAATTGGTCCATCTGTTACCAAGATAATCGTATAGAAGGAAGAAAGTTGCTTGCTTAGAGTGGTGGTGACCTTGAGCAACTGCCACCTTTTGGTCAATAGGAGTGGCTCTAAATTAACAGGAATTTGCGTACAGTACTACAGTGGTGTATTAAAAAAGAACCCGCTTACATGCCTACTTAGCCAAGCCAGCTTCTAGAAGTTTATTGCTTTAACTACATATGCTTTGGTCCCAACAATAATATTACAGTGTACGTTTATTATGAAAAGTTGCTCCTACAGCATCCAAATATATATCCTGAGTTTAGGCTTGCATCCCTTGTCCATTCATTTGTGAGCATGTGATGCGGTAAGCATTTCATCTATATACATTAGCTTGGGAGGATCTCTGCACGATCCAGGCACATTGCCACCTTATCCAACTCCAACTCGGGAACACATTACTTTGGTTTGAACCGATGAACCCAATAAATCTCAGTTTTTGGTTTTCTGTTTACTGCTCAAAGGCAAAGACCAAAATTAGTGTTGGCCATGAGAGCTATACGACTATCCATCGTAGCTCATTATAATGCGGATGGCAAATGTCATGTAACTGGTAGTAGTAGGACTACTAATTTGCCATATGTGGATGGCAAATCTGTACTGATTTTGCATGATATAGAGCAAAATAACCTCCATAATGTATTGTTAGTGGGACAAAGTAAGCAGCAGCAGATGCTCTGCAGAACAAGAAGATGGGGGCCACAATTGTTTCGAACGCTATGCTATGTGAACCAGTATAGGAAGCACATGGAGAAATTTTCATTGGCATAATGGCGTTTCTCAATGCAATGCAGTCTGTATCCCAAAAAAAGCCCATGGTGAGGAATTAATTCCGCAGTTCAGTATAGAGTAGCACATTTCCAAATGCAACGTGTGTGCCGGGTCAGAGCAGCACATTTCCTAAAGCATAAGCTTAAACGAGTGGATGCAAAATGTGTGTAGCACCAGAAGAACTCCTGCAACGTAGATTGTCCAGTCTCCACTCTAAACATCTCCAATCCAACACCCAAACACCCTAGGGAAAGTCTCTAATTACTTTGGTCCGATAGCATCCTGTGAAGGTTACAGCGTAACCTACTAATCAGGTCCCCAAATTTCAGAGAACCTACTAATCACATCCCCAAATTTTAGAGAAGTACAGAAACGAATTAATGCATCAATCTACTGTCTAGAACTCAAATCACGCGACAGGCACCACATCACATTGATCCAATCAACGATCGATCGGAACGcgaagcgcgcgcgcgcgcgcgcacccaTCGGAATCTCCGAGCACCCAAACGCGCGGTAGATCCCGCAACCGAGCCACCAGAAAAAACCCTAGGGTGTTCGCGGCGGATTATACCTTGAGCGGAGCCAGCCCGAGAGCCCGCCATCGCGGCGGCCTCGGGGAAGACGAAGCGCGGGTGGAGGAGGCCGTTCATCCATCGGCAGAATGCCACTCCCCTCGGGCCAGAACTCCGGCATGCTCTGCTCGCCACCCCCAACCGCctcggccgccatcgccgccgggaCCGGGAGCGCGAGCGCCCGAGAAGAAGTGTGGGTTGGGCGCGGGttgccgaggcggcggcgcggcgtgagTTGGGCCGAGATGTGCCCTCTTGGGCCCAGCATATATATGGGCCTCGAGTCAGGACCGTCTAAGAAAGACTATGGCCTTACTCTCGTGGCCCATCCAACTCGAccgaatttaaaaaaaaaaaagagcaaatttcAGCTAACCTTACGTTTTTGCATAAaatcctacttcctccgtttcacaatgtaagtcattttagcattttccacatttatattgatggaaatgctaaaatgacttacattgtgaaatggagggagtacgtattaTAATCAGTGACACGTAACCTGTGAttctaaagtttcacaaaatccTACGACTATATATTTGGTAAACATTTACTTAAAATTTCAAAACATAGAATGCATATAAAACTTTGAGTGGTCGATTTCTTGATTAAGATTATCAGTTTAACTCTTCACTACtttgaaaaatattgttttagaTATGTTGAAATCaattgcatttttttaaaaaaaagtaaggtTTTATTAAACATTTAgacataaaacatgtagttatGTACCCCAAGTCATAATACATGACTTCCACGTAGAAGTTAACTGCGAGACAAGATCGTTGTTATTATGGAGCACAAAGATATCACACAGGTAACAGGGCATTGATTCTCAACTCCTGAATCAAGTCTAGTTTTTACTTTCTCTCTACCAATTTGGTACATGAAAACAAGGGGAAAAGGCTGCATAACGTTGACAAAAGTTGGATAAACAAGAGGGATTCGCTGCAATTCACAGCCCTGGATCGGATCCAAGACTTCCTGTGGAGCCAGCAGCGCGTGAAACACGCCCAGTCGCCATCTGAAATGAAAAAGCTCTTCCGGCCCCAGACCGAACTTAACAATGCTCACTTGACACGGCTCGAATAAACAACGCAGTGTGACAGCACAGTTCTGCGTGAATCACACACTCAGATCCTGCAAAAACGAATGGGAAGTATCTCAGTTTTCATACAAGAGCTGCATAAAAAAATGAACTGGAAAAAATGGAAATAGCAGATAAAAGCAAAATTGAGGGCATGAGGTACTTCAGGATTCCTGATTGTTTCTGTTTCAGTGACCTTTCAAGTTAACTTATTAGGTGGATCGTGCGCAACTAAACAAGACATGTTGTTGCTGTCTTGCTGAGTATATCATCTGGTACAGTGGTGAACTCAAATTCCCAATTTTCTACCCATTTACTAATGGTTAATTTTCTACAAAGAAGATTTGCAATTGTCGATGTAAAAATTTCAAGACTAAACATCATGAAGTTTCCAGGTAAAAGATTGACCTAACACTCAAATACAAGGGAAACATACAAGAAATACATGCATACGTAAAGCATCCTATGAAGAAACAACTGCCACTGAAAAGGGAAGCTGTAAATTGCCATTATGATACTGTACGAAATGAGATGGTAGTGGTTAGACAAACAACCAAATAGATGACAAAGTAAGGAGTACAAAATAATTTGCATTTGCAGTCAACAGTTTTAGAAATAATTTAAGAAGCTCCCtctaagaaagaaaaaaaatatagagaagCGGTTGATAAGTCCAGGTCCAGGAATAGTGTATCTGCCAGGAACAAAGAAAATGGAACCAGAACAAATTGCATCAAATCTTCTGAAAACTACATTTGAATTCAGCTCGTTATATGTATCTGTGTTTTCATTATCTAGTTCACATTTGACGCACAAATTCAATGCCTAAGTGAGTTCGATTAAATTGTTGGTTAGCTGGACCTAATTCCAAGAGAAGTGGTGAATGGGTGGCCTCCCACAACTTCCCAAACTACATATCTCATAAAAACTATAAGGACCTGTTGATCCATAGATTTCCATCAAACATATCAGTATTTTGCTCCTTCATGATATCCATGTCTTTTGGTTGCCATTAATAATTTGGCATCAATGACAACCAGACAAACACCAAAACAATCGACAACCAGCAGTGCAGTGTTATATCAGGCAGTAATGAGATGGCATGACTACTACAATTCTAAAAATCCCTCCGTTTAACCTGACTGGCTGACTATAATGAATGCTTGATATCACAACTCACTTGTACAGTTGTACTTGGATTACTATTTCACCCAGATCTTATTGAAATTTTCTGCATTCCTAAAAGTTTTTCAGATGACAAATTCAGATGTTTCTTTCCTTTGTTGCTACAAGCCATTGATAAATCAGGTAAGTAGCATGACAAATCAGGtaatgtgtgatttttttttagataatgtatgAATACAAGAGTAAGTTCCCAGTATCCATGGAGCAAGCACAAGTTAAACATGTACTAGCAATTATTATGATCAAATTGAGATCCAAAAACAGCGCCTTAGCTGCTCTATCTACTACTACACAATTAAAGTCTTGCAAATCATTTTAGCAAAGAAGCGTAAAACTGATTGTGTCCACATTAAACTGTAATGATCACAATACAAAAGAAGAGATTAACAAATTGTACACAATTCAGCGGTAAAAACAGAAATTCATACACAATACTGACATTTGTAGGAATGGACCAAGAATGAAGAATCGGAAGGCAACCTCGAACTAGTGAGCCGGCTGCGGGGGCACCGGCGTGTACCAGCGGCCGACCTCATCATCGACGTTCTCCTCCGCCTTGTGCAGCGCGGCGTGCAGCACAACGAGCAGGACCCCGATGAGCAGCGAGGAGACGATgttggcggtggcgccggtgagcaggaggaggacgagcgtgacggcggcgagggcggcgagcacggcgccGTCCCCGACGACGCGGCCGAAGAGCACGATCGGCTCGTCGCGTAGGAAGTAGAGGACGAGCCATGCGACCATGCAGACGAGGAACACGATGAGGGAGGCCGGGTGCcacaggagggagaggaagacgacggcgaggaccaCGATGGCGTAGTTCATGGCGTAGTGGGCGAGGTTGGCGCGCACCCGGAGGTAGGCGTCGGCGAGGCTCGGCGGCAGGCCCAGGGCGTGCGGGTCCGCGAGctcccgccacggccgccgcgtgGCCAGCGCCGTCGCGCCCCGGGCCTTGGCGCGGGAGAAGAAGTCGAGCGGggaggccccgccgccgccgccgagtgggagcggcggcggcgcggcccccgaggaggaggtggggattGTGCCGTACTTCGACATGGGagatggtcggcggcggcggcggggggtcggatccgggaggggaaggggaagggggggatcgggaggaagaagacgaatgggggaaggaggagggggatcGTGGGGAGATGAGCCGTACTAACTGGAGGGCGTCCAGTGGCACGACAAGGGAACGTGACTCTCGAGGGGGTTCCGGATGGCAACCGTCACCCGttcttttttcaactttgtgtccgccaaaaaaatactaatttgtatacttcaattttattttttttcccattacaTGACGGACACATACGCATACGCATCACTATACACTCACACTCACAAATGTGTCGAATAACCCATGATCTAAGAAACATATCTCTAATCTTAATATACACCTATTGAAAACTCGCCTACATGTGTATAATATTTAGGGAAAATTGTAACCATgacattataattttacaaaatttaagatatgtcatcctgacccacatgtcattgaatCATGTGAGTCCTACatatcattgagataccgatagtatatctcaaactttgaaaatttataatggcaaaTTATAATATTTATGGTACTGAGATTTGAACCTTGGTGCGTTTCAGCAAAACATCTCCAATTATTTGAATATAATGTAGAAACTTGTCATAATTTTGACGAACATATTTTGATGTCATGCGAATATGTGATATTTTGCACTTTATTTATTAGGTGTGATCTAATGTATACTGACATTCACaatattacaccaaattatGGGAATCCAATACACAAAATGCTATATTGGTCTAAATTTTGTTTTCCCTTGGCTTTTAACTTTACTAGGGGCGAACGAGCGCGTTGCGCGCAACACTTGTCCTGTAATATTGATGATGGAAGGGAACGTATTAGTGCCGTCCTGTTAATATAGTTATGACTAATGCTTAGATAAATTCAGGGGTACACATTACAGGTATTGTCATCAACTCATCATCCATCTGATAATTATACATAAATAAATGTAAATGCTATATAAAGAGGGAGAAAGTAGTGTATAAAATAGTCCATCTGATAATTGCACATAAATATATGTACATCTACAAATAGGAGTgtaaaaagttaaaaactaCAACAATGCTATTCCTGTAAGTTTGTAACAAACCTCATTAAATAACAAATATTACTATTCTGACAGCAAATGAAATGAATCCTTTTGATCGTGTTGTCCAAAATTGCTTTTACTTGCATCGGATTGCACTTCCAAAAGTGCACTTGACTATTTGATATGTAAATCACGATCCTAGACTGAAAAGCAAACCATGAAGAGTTACACACAACAATGTAAATATGACCAGATTTACACACAAGAATGTAAATATGATATGGTATTACTTTATCAAATAACCCGTAAATTTAGCTACCAACAGAATCACTATCCAGCACAATATAAGAAAAACAGTGACACTGAACAATTAAGATATACTATACATTGGCATATTTCCGGATATTCCCCACCCATCATCTCTCCCGACCTTGTCAAAAGAATAAACAATCAAGATATACTGCCTCTGAATTTTCTCAGCAACATTAGAAGTAGCCATGTTCGTTTAATCCTTCTGAACTAAAAATTTCTTGCACAACATTTTCTAAAAATGTAAGGCAAAGTAAAAACATAGATTGAACAAAGAACATCCAAAGTGTAATTTTCTATATCCAGACTGTCCATGACACATTAGAGAGTTAAGTTGGAGAGTACTAACCACCTAATGTTAATGATTTCcttgaaaaatcaaattaggAAGCCTTGAATCACAAGGaccaaatatatttattaatcaTAGGGACCGACAGGAGACAAATGCAATTACACTTTAGGGCAAGGATTGGTATGAACCTGACAGTAGTGAAGGCGATGGTCATAGAGAAACAAGAGAAGATGGTTGGAGGCTGGGAGAGGGAGCAACTCTGTGAAACCATCATCATTTGCAGGAAGCAATCAAAAGGTCCATTCGACCACCTCGTTCCCAAGCTGTACAATAAAATGGAATCAGCAAATGGCATATATCTTATCAATATATGTGTTTTCATGTAATCATTTACCGatataaaataaaacacaacCACCCAAGCATGGACACCACGAATGACATCAACGGTTgttaattaaaaatgaaaaaaaaagagtggtcAATCCTATTTGCATTCACTAATCACTATCATTTTATTAAGAGGGGATATAAGGTATAAAACCAAGGCCAGGAAGAATTTTTGAGTAACCAGTAGCAGTCCACTCCCAGTGCAATTTCATTGGATTCACCACAAGCTGCAATCAGCATCCACCCAGGTGAAGGCAACCAAAAATGAGGCTCTCAAATGCAGTACTGTTAATATCCACTATATTTTGAGCAATTTGAAACCAAAAAATGAGGCACATGAATTAGATCTTAAACAGTGTAATCTAAGATATAGATCTAACAAAAAAGGACAAGATATTTATTAGACAAAAGTGAACAATTAAACTAAGTATTCCAGTTTGGAACAGAGAAATTCAAGTGAAGGAGAAGTTCTCCATTTTTGTGGCTTAGAGCAAAATCACTTTGATGGAGACTGAACTTATGCAAATATTAAGTCACATTTGAATTCTATACAAATAATTAAACCCAGTGATACATTTAAATACACTGGAACTGCACAAGAAAGGATGAAATGCATCTAAGCTTGCTGTTATGGGGAAAAAAAGCATATAAACTTTGAAGCCAGCTATCCTAAGGGAAAAATTAATGCGAGTTCTCATAAGCATATTCTGTTTTTAGTATAGTATAAAGAAAGAACCTATGACTGGGAGCATTCAAAGTGCACAATGGAATTTAGCGCTGGAATGGTTCAAGGTTTATTGCAGTGCAATAATGCATCTGAGCCAAAGCATCCAGCAAAATATGCAGCATAAGTATATTAGGTTCCATGCAGATGCAAGTGGTGGCAGTTCCATTAATATCTTAGATAGCAGGTAGCAGCAGAGGTGGTAGAAATAACAGTGCTTATTTATAGTAGTGATGTTTTTGCTCTAAGGCTCTATATGTTGTGCTGCATAGTTCTTGTTCCAGAAGCGTTAACTGGCCACTTTGTCAGCTGTGCCATTCCTAATCATA
Proteins encoded in this window:
- the LOC127778095 gene encoding PRA1 family protein F3-like, which codes for MSKYGTIPTSSSGAAPPPLPLGGGGGASPLDFFSRAKARGATALATRRPWRELADPHALGLPPSLADAYLRVRANLAHYAMNYAIVVLAVVFLSLLWHPASLIVFLVCMVAWLVLYFLRDEPIVLFGRVVGDGAVLAALAAVTLVLLLLTGATANIVSSLLIGVLLVVLHAALHKAEENVDDEVGRWYTPVPPQPAH